The Deltaproteobacteria bacterium DNA segment CAACAAGATCTTTTCGTACTGAGAGGTCTGGACCTATCCGTGGCACAAGGTGAGATTTCTATTGTCATCGGACCAAATGGCTCTGGTAAGTCGACCCTGTTGAAATCAATTGCCGGGGTGCTGAAACCTCAAAAGGGTGCGGTCTGGCTGGACGAGGAAGAAATTACTGGTATCAATCTTGATGAGATTATCAAACGCGGCATCTGCTATATTCCTCAAGACCGGGCCGTTTTCCCACAAATGACAGTCACAGAAAATCTAGAACTGGGTTGTTGGGTTTTCAAAAGGGACCGCAAGAGAGTCCGCGACAGAATAGAATGGGCCTTGGAACGTTTTCCTGTGCTGAAGGATCGTCGGAAGTTGCAAGTGGGCTCACTTTCTGGTGGACTTCAGCGTATTCTTGACATTGCCAAATCACTTCTGGCCAATCCTATGCTGCTACTGGTGGATGAACCAGCGGTTGGTCTGGCACCTATTGTAGCCCAGAGCATTTATTCGGAGCTGGCCGCTCTGAAGGAGGAGGGCAGGACCATTCTTCTGGTCGATCAGGATGTCCGCTCTGCCATGGAAATAGCAGACATGGTTACCGTTCTA contains these protein-coding regions:
- a CDS encoding ABC transporter ATP-binding protein — translated: MKLEVRDLHAAYQQDLFVLRGLDLSVAQGEISIVIGPNGSGKSTLLKSIAGVLKPQKGAVWLDEEEITGINLDEIIKRGICYIPQDRAVFPQMTVTENLELGCWVFKRDRKRVRDRIEWALERFPVLKDRRKLQVGSLSGGLQRILDIAKSLLANPMLLLVDEPAVGLAPIVAQSIYSELAALKEEGRTILLVDQDVRSAMEIADMVTVLDLGRVQAHGSKADFEGKLSEIVSSWLL